The nucleotide sequence ATCTGTTGTTTATAGAAGGTTGGTATTAGGTTTTTATTCGATATTGAGTTGCATTTTGTCCCTATTTGCTTTTGGGATTCGGCATTGGCGTTGATTCACATGGAGAGTTATTCTGGGAACATAAAACTTATTCTTAACACCTCTGTATTGGAATGTCCTATGCTGTGATTTAtctttcaagtggaaattggtgatTCTGTTAAaactaaaataaattatcattgcGGACTGGTAGGAACCTGGTTAACAATGCATTAACTATGTTATTATGTCTCTTCCATCTGGAGGAGGATCACAGGAACTGTGAGTGgtgtttgacatatgtaattcctGCCATCCTATATCTTTATCAATGATACAATCGGTGGGTTTTCTTGAGAAAAATTCAGCAGGCGCCATGCAACTTTGCCTCTCAATGGATATACAGATTTCCATCaggaataaaaatttaaattgttTTATCTGCTACCTTGGAACGTGCTCTTGGACAATCAATTACCTTTATTTTTGCCAAGGATAATTCTTGATAAGTTTGTATTTGCTGCCTAGGCTCTTCTTTTGCCCTTATGACTTATGGATGCTCTTAATGTATTATCTGAGCATATTCTATTAAATTTCAGGCAATTATTCTCTGTTCAGGATGGTGGAACAGTGGCTTTGGACTGGTTGCTTGCCTCTGATGGTATGCTTACAAAATACCGACTCTGGATAAAATCAAATGTTGTATAGCATCCTTGAACTTTGTTGCTTGTTTAACAAACCTCATGCTTGCTATCCAGATTCTATATGAGGGAATTGATTGAAGTTTGTAATATAGAATGAGTCACAAACTTTAAAAATCCTCAACCATCAGCTCCTTGACAAGCCATGGACCTCTAGACCAATTTGGTCCTTGGAATTTGTGGCTTGTGGTTGCTAAATGAAGCTAAGCGTTTGTTTTCAATCATCGCTTCTTTTATCCTTGTTAACCTTTTGATAACCTACTTTGGGcattttgtttgaaaattatcTTTATCTTCATAGCAACTTCTTGTGTTCATTTGCTCTTTTTCTCTTTATGCTCTATGCATGGTTGGTTGTTGCTGCTTCTATATTTCTTGTATACTTATGATCTGCCTTATTTAGCAGGTGCAGTGGATCTCAAAAGTAGTGTGCTCAGGAAATGTGTAATTTGTATGTTTGCTTTACTAATGGCTAGGTTTAGGTAGGTGCCACGATAGTTAATTCGGCTTTTTGATGCCCTAATGACTAATTTGTTTGTGCCATACTCCCATGATAGCTAATTTGTATGTTCGTTTTACTAATGGCTTTCAATCATCCCTGTTACTTTATGTTGCACTGCATGCTTCATGCTTATGTATGAGCAAATACTCCTGTACAGTATATTTTCCATGAATGTAACATGTGTCCTTATTTTTTTATCTGGATGTTCTTTTTGCACTCAAGGCTTGTTGCCAATGACCTGTGATGTACAATCTTATGTGCTAAGCAAAATGACttgttgattctttttttttttctcagattATTCCAGAAATACAATGTAAAAGATATGATGGTCTTGTAGTCAATTAAATCTATATTCTTAACTTGATGTTTGATCTGCGAACTATGTGTTTGTCTGTGATATATTGCTGTTGTGGATTGGTGCCTTCAGTTTCCTCAGTGCACATTTTTTTCTCAGTCTTGTGATTTAGATTGAGAAAATCTGAGAAATTCTACTTGAAATACTTGAATTGTTTCATAATCATTGTTGCTTATGACCATTCATTCAATTTGGTGTTGGATCACCCTCTCCTTCTGAATGCTTTCAACACTTGAAAGTTCATGAATTGATCGATTTTATTAAATGGATTCAGTTATAGGTGCAAAATAACCTTTAATTGTTCTTGTAAGTATTCAAGTGTTCTAATACCACATTTTTGTCATTGTCATATGATTTTTGGACACTTGTTGCATAAGCCCAGTGATGAACATGGAAATAGATGTGCCATAGCTGTAAGTTGTTATCAAGTATCAACTATGTTTTTTTGACCACTTGACACCTTTGAAGCAACCCAGTCTGCAACTTTAGGTTCCTCAAAATTGTACACGACACAAAGACAAAACGAAAAAATAACTTAAGAGTGCCATTATACAGAGTCTTGTATACGATGTTATTTATTAACTTAGACTCCCTATTTACAGTTGCAGGAGGTGCCTCTGACACGGACAAGGTTATTTCAAGAGATGATACTACTCCTATTGTGGTTGTGGTCCCTGGACTGACTAGTGATTCCTTTTCTTCTGTAAGATTCCTGTTTTATCTTTTCTAACATCCCATATGTATTTTTTTAGAATTCCATAAATATGGTTATAGTTTTTTATAGTCCAAGTAGTTATTTAATTGATTCCAGTTATTTAATCGACTCCTTTAATTTTTTATGCATAGTGATAATGAATTGCTCTTGTAAAAACAATTCTTTTGATGAATTGGTGATATTGCCGATTCTTCTTGATAGAGTGATTATAATAGTTCCTTATTAATGTTATGAGATGAGAGAAACTTTGATAAGTTGAATCAGCCAGATGCATCAACTTGGTTAGATATAGGCTGAAAAATATTAAGATGGTGACACACCTAAAACCTTCTGTGGGTTTCACTTTAAAATTTAAACTGTAGCAATCTTGTAGTAGATATCATGAAATACAATTCAAAACTTCCAAAAGACAACTTTTGTTTTGTAATAAATGCAAAAATTTTCCCTTCTTACTCCCAGCAGTTGCAGCAACTGGAACTTTCTATTACTGTTCTAAAGGCTTGCTAAAGGGGCAATCATTCTTTTGTTTCTATCTGGTGGTTGATCAACTAATATGTTGGCTTTAATCTTACACTGCAGTATGTGAAACATGCTGCTTACACAATGGCAAAACATGGATGGAATGTTGTTGTGAGCAATCATCGAGGCCTAGGAGGTATCTCCATTACGGTAAAATATGTTCCTTCCATCCTATTTGGATTGTTCATTGGTAGGCAATATTCTTGATTTCCTTTTTACTCCTATATTATTACTTAATTCAGATAATGAAGTTGTGTGTGACGATGCTTACTAATATAGGTTCCAAACAGGGGACAAATTTAGTTGGGTTGTTAACCTATGATCATTTATTCTTGGCTGCCACTTAATCTAGGCTACGTGATTCTATCATAAGGCAAAATTAgtaacaatttttttttcatgGCATGGATTCTGTATCAAATACTGCAAACTTTAATGTCTTCTGATTGtggcaaaacatcattatatcacatTAGAGAGACGAGGAAGAAGATATTGCATTGcttttctttgttgttgttgtcataATTAAACTTGTAAGTCTAGAAGCTTTCTTGCCTTTATCATGGTGGAAAAAAaacaattaaaaattttgatagaCATGTAATCAGATTTACATAGCATGCTGACAAAGAATGCCTTGCTGGACAAGGTGCTACTGCAGCCAAAAAATCTAGGCACAGCCAAATTGATGTGACATTCTATTTTGGAATTTTAATGTTGATTGCCATTTCGACAGTCTGATTGCTTCTACAATGCTGGATGGACGGAAGATCTTCGGGAAGTTGTTAACTATCTTCATTATGAATATTGGAGAGCTCCTCTGTTTGCTGTTGGGACAAGCATTGGTGCAAATGTATTGGTATGCAAACaggttttattttttaaaaactataATGGGCCTGGACTTGTAAATCTTGTTTTGTTTTaaagaattttcaaatatattatgTGGATCTTTATTTTTCCAGGAATATAATTGTTTCAACATACAAATTCTAGTTCTTGAATGGCTTGTTGTCAAATACCCATTGCTAGTTGTGTTCACATTAATAAGCTATTTTCATGTTTGCACTCTTTGTCATGAGCTAAATTCAGTGTACTTGACTTGGAATTCTTGGAACTTCTCTTGTGAATCTTATCATTTAGATATTTCTTTAACTGCCTTAGGAATTTGGGAAAACTATTAGTCGTCATGTTATTAATCTTAGTTTGAATTAAGCAATCTGATTATTTATTTAGTGAAACAAACCATGTTTTTCTTAATTACTCTTTTACTGTTTGCTTTTATTGTTTTTCAATTTTAGGTCAAGTATCTTGGGGAAGATGGGGAGAATACGCCTATCGCTGGTGCTGTTTCTGTTTGCTCGCCATGGGATCTAGTGGTTAACTGTCTTTCTTCAACTTACATACAGTATTTGtacaaggattttttttttaactttaagTGGCACAAAGAAAATCATAGATCAATCTGGAATTTACTTTATTAGTTTTTTTGTCACAAAAATTGTTTCAATTTATTGTTTTGAGCCATCTATATATTAGATTGTGGCTGCCTTTCATGTAACTTCATATATGCTTGTTActcttttcaaataaataaggcaACAAAAATTCATTACACGTAGAATTCAATGTCATCGCTTTTACTTATCTAGATTGGGATCCATGTCAAGCTGCACTAAAATCCCTGAGGAACTAGGAATTGTTTTGGAATTAGTTGATCCCAAGTTTTCAATTTAGGGAGCATGGGGTAATGTTCAAACCAAAGTTTGCAACGGTCATCTGAGCCATGTCAGTCCATGTCTAGCCAAAATGTTACGAGTTTGGTCTATTCTAGCGAACTGTGTCGGTACATTAGTATGTACCCAATACTGttgggggagggggaggagaggaagaagaaagaagaaagaagaaagaagaaagaagaaaaggattccaaaagaggaagaaaaaggaagaataagAGGAGAGGACGAGATGTATATGGATATGGATATGGATATGGGTATggttatatatgtgtatatatatatgtatatatgcatatatatgtatatggatatggatatatatgtatatatatatgtgtatatatatatgtatacacacacacacatatatgtatatatatgtatgtatatatatatatatgtatgtatatatatatatatatgtatgtatatatatatatacatgtatatacatataaatataaagtagagaaccagatcAAACTGTCTGATTTGGCCTACTCTGTGAACCGGTTGGTGGTTGGACAGTAAATACTGGCCTAATCGTACTGAAGTGGTTGGTGTTGCAATCCTTAGTTGAAACTTTTTTTGGCTTACTTTAATTACTCGTTTTGTCTATTGaggtattctttttctttttgttattggTAAAAGAGAATAAGAGATACTATTTTATTCTGCATTTCATGAGTAAGGACCTTTCATTGTACATGTAAACTAGGATAAGACTTATCATAACAGACAATATTCATGCATCccaattaatttaaatttgtGCTTTCCTACCCAAATGCATCCAAAGTAGTTTTGGACTAATAGTGGCTGATATTACATGAACGTCATAGCCTAAGACTTGAATTTCTCATTCCTTGCATTGTCATGTTGTGGTGTTAATTTTTTGTATCATTCCCACTTGTAGGTATGTGACAGGTTTATTTCTCGCAAGCTCGTCCAGCGATTCTATGACAAAGCTCTTACAATTGGCCTTAAAGGTTATGCTCAATTGTATGTTCCATTTGAACTCCATATCTGGTGAATTATTTATTGGTATGCAGGGATTTCTCTAAGATTATGCCAGTGCCCCTTGAAATATATTGCATTACATTCATCTTGTAGCCTACTATCCTACTTAATTTTGTATGTGTTGGGCTGATATTTACTTTTGCTCAGACATCAGCCTATATTAACTCGACTAGCAAATTGGGAAGGCATCAGAAAGGTAAAACTCTTGATCATTTTGAAATCTCTTTGTTGAGCAATTTTCACATTCAATCATCATACTGTAATTAAAAAAGCAACCTAACAGTCTCTGTCCAAGCAGTCAATTAATTGAGGTTGCAAGTAGGAAATAGCAAGAATGTTATGGAACATCAGGGAAAAAGAAATTTTCTGATTAGATTACAATCAATCAACTTTTGTCAGATTCACTTCCATTTGTTTTCAACATTAACCATTAATTATGTACACAACTTCTAGGAAAGCTATGTACATCAAAATTTCTCTGGTGCTTTCTTGGACTGCGGAATGCATAAAGAGTTCTCTGTGCTTGACACATCCAAACACACAAGTATAGGCACATATTCTATTCACTGTATCATTTCTTTTAGCTATAATTCACAAAAAATATCACAACCCTGCAAGTGAACCAGTTTTGCGCATTAACCTTTACAATGATGAATTACCTTTAGATACTTGGTTGTGGTTCCTTTTTTATCCTCCATTAGTTTAAACAACACAACAATCCTTATGCTGGTGTAGAGATGAATAAAATCTGTACTTATATCAAGAGTTGGTAAGCAGCAGATGTCATAATTTACTTGCTTATATGGAACATCCTAAGTTGTAAATTCAGATGATATTTATAGAGTTCCTAACTTGGAGAAGTAGCTGGAAGATTtggataaattgatactatggtcAGTTTGCATTAACTAGTGATATACTGATATCTAAAACTAAACTTTGTCGATTCAACCTTGTTCTATACTCTCTTTAAAAATTTCAAGTTCAACATCCAACTGCTAGAGTATGTACCTTCTTATGGACTAGCAATTTGAATTCACGTACTTGAAATTTGGCCTTGTAGAGGGATCCAGCATGATCACTGGAAGATTGATTTTAGTGTGATGGTtgtaatattctatcaaattgtagcaaatgctttttttattttgattgttatAATTTTCTACAGCCAAAAATTTTGTAGCTTTACTCTCACCTGTTAGTCGCACACCTACTTATGGCTTGTTTTCTTTATTCTTTGTTATGTTGCTTTCAGTCATGCTCTGTTCGGGACTTTGACAGTCATGCCACTTGCCATGTTGGAAAGTTTGAGGTATTTCCCTTGGCTACTTTTTGGACTCTTTTCTTGAGTTACACAGTGTCTTGTATGTTTCAGACTGTAGATACCTATTATCGCTGCTGTAGCAGTGTGAGTTTTATTGGGAATGTAGCTGTTCCATTGCTGTGCATCAGTTCATTGGATGACCCAGTCTGTACAAGGGAAGCAATTCCTTGGGATGAATGCAGGTAAAGTTGAAACCATGAAGACCAGTTTTTATTGCTAAAGTGGCTGCCTCCTCTCCTCTCATTTCaaacttattaatatttttaatttcatagGGCAAACCAAAACATTGTTTTGGCAACAACTGCACATGGTGGACATCTTGCTTATTTTGAGGGGCTGACAGCACATAGTTTATGGTACTTATCTACTCTTGTTCTCTTGattattttctctctcttttttttcttgagaTGAATTGTCAGAGGAACAGAAACTTGTTAGCCATGCTGGTGGTATGTGCTTATCAGAACACTTTCTATAATTATGAACCGGATGTCAAGAATCTTCATTATCATGTTACAGCCACTGACGAAACCTATAGAATCAACCAAGATACATTATCTTGTGCTTTTGTCTCTTGGAAATGTTATTTCTTACATCCTCTTAGATCTGGATGGACAGTCACTGCACCAAGTCATCGGTGGATCATCTACTCAAAGTTGGAACTTCCTATATTTCTTCTTCAAGGAACTGAAGTTTTTGTTTGCAGGTGGGTTGGAGCTGTTCGCGAGTTTCTCAATGTTCTACACTCGAGTGAATTCATGCATGGGAAGATTAAGGTCCACTTCTTAACCTTTAAATGACATGCTGTTATACTGAAGTTTGATATAAGATCGTCTCATTCACTAACGGgatttaattgatctaatcttcaGTGTGGATATGTTTTATGTGTGTTATTATGGTGTTAAAGATAGTAATATGACTGATGCAGACACCAAACCATGGCTTGCATTGTTCGCTTGAATCGGGCATCGATAAGGGGCCATATGTTAATATCACGGAAGATGGAATGGTTGCTGCAATGACTACTGAAGGACCAGACCACATGACCGAAGAGGACTTGCATGATGATGAATTATGCCATGTCGATGAACCTGAGGATGAAATTGTGCTTACGGACCAGAGTTTGCTTGGAACAGAAAATGACATGGACAATGGTAGCGAGCCTGTGGATTCCGTGCAAGAGATACAGGCAGAAAGCATTACCAAAGCCATCCATGATGTGACTGCTCCAGTAAAGAGATCCATCAATCAGCTATTACAACATTATGATATATCAATGTGGTTGCTAGCTTATATAGCTATCGTCACAACTTGGCCTCTTCTGGGCTCTGCACTTTCTGTTGTCTTCAAGAGAAAGCTTAGGGGTTTGCTGCCAGCATCATGGCTTAGAAGATGAGGGAAAAATTGCTAATAGGTGCATGAAAGATTTTTTCCCCTTGTAATCATCAGTCATTAAAAATGTGTTGTAATCTCATCCCAATGACAACTCCAATAATCTGGAGGAAGGATCTACCAGAAACCAACATCCGATGAAGTCCTCTTATTTACTTCCACATTATGCCTTCTATGAAAAGTCCTCCCTGCAGATAGTAAACTCATGGTTATGATGACTTATTTGTGTTGGGGGGTTAACTCTGAAGTGATTAGTTAAGGACATGTCATATGCATAATGCAACTAATGTGTTTGTCCACACCTAAATTAAAATCGTCATCAAGAGATATGTTATGATAGCAGCTTGGTTTGGCTTCCACTCTTGTTTGAACTTTGTTAGTCTAGTGCAGATATTTCCATCATGACTGTAGCAACTTGTTGCTTAATGGTTTGGCTTGTAGATCTATCTTGTTGCCCCTCGTATGGAGATCCAGCTCAATACATAACTTGGCAAATGATACTTTGCTTTCAGTGCTGTCAATGACACCTGCAGTCTAAGCAATTTGTCAGGAGCAGCTGAGTATTTATTCATGGAGATCTTAGTATTTGTTTACAAAATGTAACATCTGTGTATCCAAAGAAACTCATTAGTTAGTGCTGATAGTACTTGGAATGCATAGAATATGATGGTATTTCTGAGCTGTTGGTATCCTTAAATAAGGTCAACTCTATTGCTCGCGCTAACAAATAAGCCATACATAATGTATCACTTGCATATTTACATATTCTTTTAACTCCGTCAGACTCTTTTGCAATATTTCATATGCTTGCAAATATTCCTCAATTTCTATGGTAGTTTCAAAGGAACTAATTTATTCTTTGTTCAAGTTATCCGTCATTACAACGTAGACATCCAACGACATATTTCCAAATAATTTATATCGTCAGTAGCATTTGCAGTGGAGATTACATTGCTGATCCTTAGCACACTCGACTCACATGGCGGATCTCAAGAAGAAGGCCTCTCTCCTGCGAGCATTTCACGGTCTCACAAGGGCTTTCTTTTATTGGAGTAAACTTTAGACCAAGATCCCGAAGCCTTTGATTCGGGAACTTGTAAGGCTTCACTCCATCCTCGCACCTGGACGTGCAAACAAGTACAATTTTGATCTTTGTTGAGGACGAAGCTATTTAGATTATTAGGTTTTTAGGTGATTGGGGAACATCTCTCTCAGCATTTGTAACAACTGTGAGCGATGGATGGCACTCTCAATGCAGAGAGAGTGCCCTGAGGCTGCGGAAAACGTAAGCGAGCAAAACGAACACATACGACAGAATCAATGATGCATACCAGGATCTCTACGCTTTGAGATAGTAAAACGGTGCATATAAGCGTACCAGGATCTCTATCTCTATGCTCTGAGATTAGGTTTTGCTATCTCAGAGAATGGAGATCCTCAATGGTATTACTTTAAAACTTTAACATTGTTTCATATTTTTTGCTCGTCTTATAGGCTCTCTCATCTTGTCATGACGGAGAGGCACAAGACAAGATATGCTCGAAATACATAATTTGACAAAACCCAACCCGCGTAGCGGAAACTACTCATGGCAAGGGGTACAAGATAAAATATCATTGAGAAGTGTGAGTCAACAAAACTAGATCCACCTAAAGAGAGCCTTCAAAGGCACAGGTTAAATTAGATCAGGAAAGCCCAACCCACTAAAGATTTGCTTGCTAAACACATGAAGGTTAAAAAAACTAACTCCGTTAGGGCTAGCCCAAAGTGGAGGGGTCAGGCGTCGATCCTCTTTTCTCCCAAGGTAGGTGAATTAGGCACTGACCCCCTCCCTGCTCGAGGTGAGTGGATTAGGTGCTGACACCCTCTCCACTAAGGCATGTGGGTCGAGCATCGATCTCCTCTGTTGGCCACGATGGAGGGGTCGACCGTCAACCCCACTTTTGCTTGAGGTAGGTGGGTAGAGTGCTAACCGCCTCTATCGACCATAATAGATGGGCTAGGTGTCAGACCCCTTTCTTGCCTAAGGTAGGTAGGTCAAGTGCCAATCCCTTTTCTCAAAGCTGAGAGGTAAGTATCGACCATAAAGGAGGGGTCGGTCGCCAACCTCTCTTTTTGCCCAAGATAGGTTGGTAAGTATTGACCTCCTTTTTCGATCATGGAGGAAGGGTGGGGTGCCGACCTCGTTTGCTAACCACAAAGGAGGGGTCGGGCCTCGACCCCCCTTCCCGCCAGAGGCTAGTGGGTCAAGCATCAACCTCCTTCATCGACTATGAAAGAGGGATCAAGCATCGACCCCCCTTTTCACTCAAGGTATGTGAGTCGGGCATCGACCTCCTCTGCCAACCATGGAGGAAGGGTTGGGCATCGACTCCCCTTCCCGTCCGAGGTGGGTGGGTCGAGCCTTAACCTCCACTATCAATCATGGAAGAGAGGTTAGCCATCGACCCTCGTTTCCACTCGAGGCAGGTGGGTTGGGCCCCAACCTCCTTTACTAATCATGAAGGAGGGGTTGGGTGCCAACCCCTCTTTTCGCCCGAGGTGAGTGGGTCAGGGGTCAATCTCCTCTACCAACCATAGAGGGATTGAGCGCCGACCCCCCTTTCTGCCCAAAGTGGGTGGATTGGGCACTAATCTTCTCCACCAACCAAGGTGAAGGGGTCTAGTGCCAACTTCGTTTGTTGACCAAGGTGGAGGGGTCGAATGTTGAACCCCCCTCCACTTGGGATAGGTTAGCTAGTATGCATTGATTGCTCATTGCTCGTGGTAGGGAGGACATGTCCCTGTTCTTTTTTGGTACATTGATCATGAACTCTTGCTCCCCCTCAAAGAAGTGATCAAATGAGTATAAGACTAATGTATCAGATAGGTTAGATGTCGTGCTTCAAGACCCTCGCCAAAGAGCCATCATAGCATGCTTTCAGGGGTGATAAATTATCAAAAGGATATCATCGATCAAACACGATCCATCTAGCATGTGTCCTCCGTGTAGTCAAGGTTGGAAGGAGACAAAAGCTATCCCCCACTAATCTACTTGCATAGACATCGACCCAAGACAAATAGTTATAGGTTATCTCCACCCTTGTTACCTACGTGTACAAAAGACAAAATTAAGATTGTCAATGACAGTTAAAGACTACATCCTCgaagaatatttataaaatatgatgCTCTATTGCTACTAGGTATAAAATCTCACTTTAACATGGTTAAGAGGTTACTATTTACTATTAGCGATTGTATTCATTTACCTTATATTACTAACTTAGGTGTCGGAGGGATCGACTTAGAAAATCTCTTTCGACCTTAATTTTTGTGTAGATGATACCTCAAACGTCTTTCTCAAGAACTTAGACGTTTTCATTTCAAGACACATCGGATAATCCTACTCATATAGATTTAAACCATATCGGGCTGACTAGATGTCAACGATATCTTTTCATAATATATTCGATATTCAAGATAATACTTAGTTTATTTGATTTGAAGTGAATGTAATGTTATTGTATATAATGTAGGTATTGTAATCTACATTTTGGTTATATAATATTaagtaatttaataaaaaaatatttattttaaaattttcatgatataTTCAATAAATG is from Musa acuminata AAA Group cultivar baxijiao chromosome BXJ3-8, Cavendish_Baxijiao_AAA, whole genome shotgun sequence and encodes:
- the LOC135643971 gene encoding embryogenesis-associated protein EMB8-like; this translates as MASYFSSVPDEASAIGLLLQAAALVPTAHYLAAALIFLLVFLYNFLELHFLGDFLRGFRGDPVVLTFDPASRIYQGVVSMCRILHGRYLVTPWLASPHLQTVFLSFFGRPPSVVYRRQLFSVQDGGTVALDWLLASDVAGGASDTDKVISRDDTTPIVVVVPGLTSDSFSSYVKHAAYTMAKHGWNVVVSNHRGLGGISITSDCFYNAGWTEDLREVVNYLHYEYWRAPLFAVGTSIGANVLVKYLGEDGENTPIAGAVSVCSPWDLVVCDRFISRKLVQRFYDKALTIGLKGYAQLHQPILTRLANWEGIRKSCSVRDFDSHATCHVGKFETVDTYYRCCSSVSFIGNVAVPLLCISSLDDPVCTREAIPWDECRANQNIVLATTAHGGHLAYFEGLTAHSLWWVGAVREFLNVLHSSEFMHGKIKTPNHGLHCSLESGIDKGPYVNITEDGMVAAMTTEGPDHMTEEDLHDDELCHVDEPEDEIVLTDQSLLGTENDMDNGSEPVDSVQEIQAESITKAIHDVTAPVKRSINQLLQHYDISMWLLAYIAIVTTWPLLGSALSVVFKRKLRGLLPASWLRR